From Candidatus Zixiibacteriota bacterium, a single genomic window includes:
- a CDS encoding VWA domain-containing protein: protein MRFADPINFAILPIILLLGVFVFFALARKKKLMQRFGDLPLLMKNAPYISFTRQRTKSVLILLALMLVAVALARLQFGTHLELLKREGIDIVIALDVSNSMMARDMAPNRLDKAKQEIRGIIERLKGDRIGLVVFAGEAFIQCPLTLDYSAAGFLLEAVDNASVSVQGTSLTSAIEMSSRAFAQQEKQHKVLLLLTDGEDHEGGAEEKAEEARQEGIKIYTVGIGNPDGEPIPILDRAGKQMGFKKDENGEVIVSSLDETTLQKVSLATGGKYYHATAGEIELDRIFDEISSMEKKELEGALVTRYDDRFQWPLLLAIFLVIGEFFLSERKKRTEASGHA, encoded by the coding sequence ATGCGTTTTGCCGATCCGATAAACTTCGCCATCCTGCCGATCATTTTGTTGTTGGGCGTCTTTGTCTTTTTCGCCCTGGCGCGCAAGAAGAAGCTGATGCAACGGTTTGGTGATCTACCCCTGTTGATGAAAAACGCACCGTACATCAGTTTCACTCGTCAACGAACAAAGAGCGTATTGATCCTCCTGGCTTTGATGCTGGTTGCCGTAGCCCTGGCTCGGCTTCAGTTTGGTACCCATCTGGAACTGTTGAAGCGCGAAGGGATCGACATCGTGATCGCCCTGGACGTGTCAAACTCGATGATGGCTCGTGATATGGCGCCCAACCGATTGGATAAAGCCAAGCAGGAAATTCGCGGCATAATCGAACGTCTTAAAGGTGATCGTATCGGCCTGGTCGTTTTTGCCGGGGAGGCGTTTATTCAGTGTCCCCTGACCCTTGACTACTCGGCAGCCGGGTTTTTGCTTGAGGCTGTCGACAACGCCTCGGTGAGCGTCCAGGGTACATCGTTGACTTCGGCCATCGAAATGTCTTCACGCGCCTTTGCTCAGCAAGAGAAACAACACAAAGTGCTCTTGTTGTTGACCGACGGCGAGGATCATGAAGGCGGGGCCGAAGAGAAAGCTGAGGAAGCTCGTCAGGAAGGCATCAAGATTTACACGGTAGGGATAGGCAACCCCGACGGCGAACCGATCCCGATCCTCGACCGCGCAGGCAAGCAGATGGGTTTCAAGAAGGATGAGAACGGTGAGGTCATTGTTTCCAGTCTTGACGAAACCACGCTTCAGAAAGTGTCGTTGGCCACGGGCGGCAAGTACTACCACGCCACAGCGGGGGAGATTGAGTTGGACAGGATTTTTGACGAAATATCTTCTATGGAGAAGAAAGAACTGGAGGGAGCGCTGGTGACTCGTTATGATGACCGCTTCCAGTGGCCGCTTTTATTGGCCATATTTCTGGTGATCGGTGA
- a CDS encoding VWA domain-containing protein — MNLEFAGLSINLFDVVNTTIPPLAIFIVGGLILAWMIYYHRRHRRFKSATIKYSDLKIVRRAGRSARQRYRFLLTAFRMLAVLLFVVAFARPRSGTEYTEVTSEGIDIMLALDVSSSMQAEDFKPHNRLHVAKEEIKKFVERRVNDRIGLVVFARYSFTQCPLTTDYGVLLNFIDQVDFGLVEDGTAIGMALINGVNRLRESDSKSRIMVLLTDGDNNAGEIDPVTAASLAEAMDIKIYTIGAGKPGNAMYPVQDPLFGKRYVYQPTRIDEETLKQIAEKTDGKYFRARSGEELEEIYGEIDALEKTEVKIASHIQYTELFHFFTYTGLLLLVLEILLAQTFFRKLP, encoded by the coding sequence ATGAACCTCGAATTCGCCGGCCTGAGTATCAACCTTTTTGATGTAGTCAATACCACCATTCCACCGCTGGCCATATTCATTGTCGGCGGGCTGATTCTGGCCTGGATGATCTACTACCATCGTCGGCACCGTCGGTTCAAATCGGCTACCATCAAATACTCCGACTTAAAAATCGTTCGCCGCGCCGGACGGTCGGCTCGTCAGCGTTATCGCTTTCTGTTGACCGCCTTTCGCATGCTGGCCGTGCTTTTGTTTGTGGTCGCCTTTGCTCGTCCGCGCAGCGGCACCGAGTACACCGAAGTGACTTCGGAAGGTATCGACATCATGCTGGCGCTCGACGTCTCGTCATCGATGCAGGCCGAAGATTTCAAGCCGCACAATCGTCTCCACGTAGCCAAGGAGGAGATCAAAAAGTTCGTCGAACGCCGTGTCAATGATCGCATCGGCCTGGTTGTGTTCGCGCGCTACTCATTCACGCAGTGTCCGTTGACCACGGACTACGGTGTATTGCTGAACTTCATCGATCAGGTGGACTTCGGGCTGGTCGAGGACGGCACGGCCATCGGTATGGCCTTGATCAACGGTGTCAATCGGTTGCGTGAGTCGGATTCCAAGAGTCGCATCATGGTTCTTCTGACCGATGGCGACAACAACGCCGGCGAGATCGACCCGGTGACGGCGGCTTCATTGGCTGAAGCCATGGATATCAAAATCTACACCATCGGCGCCGGCAAACCGGGCAATGCCATGTACCCGGTTCAGGACCCGCTGTTCGGCAAGCGCTATGTATACCAGCCGACGCGGATCGACGAAGAGACGCTCAAACAGATTGCCGAGAAGACCGACGGTAAGTATTTCCGGGCACGATCGGGTGAAGAACTGGAAGAAATCTACGGAGAAATCGATGCCCTGGAAAAAACTGAGGTCAAAATCGCCTCACACATCCAGTACACAGAGCTGTTTCATTTTTTCACGTATACCGGCCTGCTGCTCTTGGTGCTTGAGATACTGTTGGCCCAAACCTTTTTTCGAAAGTTGCCTTAG
- a CDS encoding DUF58 domain-containing protein, translated as MIPKEVLKKIRRIEIRTKKLVNDLFSGEYHSTFKGQGMEFEEVRLYEPGDDVRLIDWNVTARTGYPHIKKFKEERELSVVLLVDASSSGRFGTRGRFKSDMAAELCALLAFSAIKNNDKVGLIIFTDTIEKFVPPKKGRGHVLRLIREVLYFKPEGTKTDIGGALEYFNKVIKRKSVVFLVSDFLSEDFFRPLRIANNKHDIIAVKITDPRETRFDDVGLIELEDAETGEVIMVDTGSRTFRRQFAAKADEDTSDLKRGFQLINLDFIDIHTDQSYIVPLINFFKARERRH; from the coding sequence ATGATCCCGAAGGAAGTACTCAAAAAGATTCGTCGAATAGAGATTCGGACCAAAAAACTGGTCAACGACCTCTTTTCGGGCGAGTATCACTCCACTTTCAAAGGTCAGGGGATGGAGTTTGAGGAAGTACGTCTGTACGAGCCCGGCGATGATGTGCGTCTGATTGATTGGAACGTAACGGCTCGTACCGGCTATCCGCATATCAAAAAGTTCAAGGAAGAGCGTGAACTGTCGGTGGTGCTGTTGGTCGATGCTTCATCGTCCGGTCGGTTCGGCACCCGGGGTCGATTCAAGAGCGATATGGCGGCGGAACTGTGCGCATTGTTGGCCTTCTCGGCTATCAAGAACAACGACAAAGTCGGCTTGATAATATTCACCGACACTATCGAGAAGTTCGTGCCGCCCAAAAAAGGCCGTGGCCATGTTCTCAGGCTCATTCGGGAAGTCTTGTATTTCAAGCCGGAGGGAACAAAGACCGACATCGGCGGCGCTCTTGAGTATTTCAACAAAGTCATCAAAAGAAAATCGGTGGTGTTTTTGGTGTCGGACTTTTTGTCGGAGGATTTCTTTCGCCCCCTTCGTATCGCCAACAACAAGCATGATATTATCGCCGTGAAAATCACCGATCCGCGCGAGACTCGTTTTGATGATGTCGGCTTGATCGAACTTGAGGATGCCGAGACGGGTGAGGTAATCATGGTCGACACCGGATCGCGGACCTTCCGTAGACAGTTCGCAGCCAAAGCGGACGAAGATACCTCTGACCTGAAAAGAGGCTTCCAATTGATAAACCTCGACTTTATCGACATTCACACCGACCAGTCGTATATCGTCCCTCTTATAAACTTTTTCAAAGCAAGGGAGCGTCGGCATTAG
- a CDS encoding MoxR family ATPase: MNIDIEAIQAKVEEESSFVERLTQQMHNVIVGQQYLIDRLLIGILADGHILIQGVPGLAKTLSVKTLSDAIDAKFQRLQFTPDLLPADLIGTQIYNPQTSEFSVKKGPIFANIILADEINRAPAKVQSALLEAMQERQVTIGETTFPLDAPFLVLATQNPIEQEGTYPLPEAQVDRFMLMLKIGYPTPAEEREIMDRNTGALVEQVSKVVTPTEILNARKVLRDIYVDDKVKEYIINIVFASREPAKYGLGDLTDLIAYGASPRASIYLNLAAKAHAFLKGRGYITPEDVKAVGYDVLRHRVIITYEAEAEEIDSDNIVAKIFDTIEVP; the protein is encoded by the coding sequence ATGAACATCGACATTGAAGCAATTCAAGCCAAGGTAGAAGAGGAGTCGTCATTTGTTGAACGATTGACTCAGCAAATGCATAATGTCATCGTCGGTCAACAGTATCTCATAGACCGGCTCCTGATTGGAATTCTGGCCGACGGTCACATCCTAATTCAGGGTGTGCCGGGTTTGGCCAAAACGCTATCGGTAAAAACGCTGTCGGATGCCATCGATGCCAAGTTCCAAAGGCTTCAGTTTACACCCGATCTTTTGCCGGCTGACCTGATTGGCACGCAGATTTACAATCCTCAGACATCTGAGTTCTCGGTGAAAAAAGGTCCTATCTTCGCCAATATTATTCTGGCCGACGAGATAAACCGTGCCCCGGCCAAAGTACAGTCGGCTTTGTTGGAAGCGATGCAGGAGCGGCAGGTTACGATTGGTGAAACCACTTTCCCGTTGGACGCGCCTTTTCTGGTTCTGGCCACACAGAACCCGATTGAGCAGGAGGGTACCTACCCTTTGCCTGAAGCGCAGGTTGACCGGTTTATGCTGATGCTAAAGATAGGCTATCCGACCCCGGCTGAAGAACGCGAGATTATGGATCGTAACACCGGCGCCCTGGTTGAGCAAGTCTCAAAAGTGGTCACGCCGACCGAGATTCTGAATGCCCGGAAGGTCCTCAGGGATATCTACGTCGACGACAAAGTCAAAGAGTATATCATCAACATCGTCTTTGCCTCGCGCGAACCGGCCAAGTATGGTCTGGGCGACCTGACCGATCTGATCGCCTACGGCGCTTCGCCCAGGGCATCGATCTATCTCAACCTGGCTGCGAAGGCTCATGCTTTCCTGAAAGGTCGTGGTTACATCACGCCTGAGGATGTCAAGGCGGTCGGCTACGACGTGCTGCGCCATCGCGTCATTATCACCTATGAAGCGGAGGCGGAGGAGATCGACTCGGACAACATCGTCGCGAAGATCTTCGACACTATAGAAGTTCCGTAG
- a CDS encoding geranylgeranylglycerol-phosphate geranylgeranyltransferase has translation MRKLIETLRLIRVINCIMAMLGVGLGAHLVEASVAYYGPAMAALCAAFVCAAGNIVNDLVDIDIDRINRPQRVLVRQALSRRYAITLAVILNLAALAVALTVSMAVALIGLVAIGLLMAYNFKLKRVTFLGNVIISILGGMTFLTGGMAVDTAAAFGLPGPLIPALFAFIFHLVREIVKDVQDIEGDRRLEVRTLPQLVGVRRSLWLAWGFFMLLAVLTLVPILLDWFGGWYKLITVFIMDLPLGALLFLLCLRPTDGMLQTVSWALKAGMVVGIVAIWVA, from the coding sequence GTGCGTAAGCTGATAGAAACACTCAGGCTGATTCGCGTTATCAATTGCATCATGGCCATGTTGGGAGTGGGGTTGGGCGCGCATTTGGTCGAGGCCAGTGTGGCCTACTATGGACCGGCTATGGCGGCTTTGTGTGCCGCCTTCGTTTGCGCCGCCGGGAATATCGTAAACGATCTGGTCGACATAGACATAGACCGCATCAACCGTCCACAGCGTGTATTGGTCAGGCAAGCGCTCAGCCGCCGCTATGCGATAACACTGGCTGTGATTCTGAATCTGGCCGCCCTGGCCGTGGCCCTGACTGTCAGTATGGCGGTGGCCCTGATCGGGCTGGTAGCAATCGGGCTGCTGATGGCCTACAATTTCAAGCTGAAGCGGGTCACTTTTCTTGGCAACGTAATCATTTCCATTCTGGGTGGTATGACTTTTTTGACCGGTGGTATGGCGGTCGATACTGCCGCCGCTTTCGGACTACCGGGGCCGCTGATTCCGGCGCTATTTGCGTTTATTTTTCACCTGGTGCGGGAAATCGTCAAAGATGTTCAGGACATTGAGGGCGATCGACGGTTGGAAGTGAGGACTTTGCCGCAACTGGTCGGTGTCAGGCGGTCACTTTGGCTCGCCTGGGGTTTTTTCATGCTCTTGGCGGTGCTGACGCTCGTCCCCATTTTGCTGGACTGGTTTGGCGGCTGGTACAAACTGATTACGGTATTCATAATGGACTTGCCTCTGGGCGCACTTTTGTTTTTACTTTGTCTCCGGCCCACTGACGGGATGTTGCAGACTGTGTCCTGGGCCTTGAAGGCTGGAATGGTCGTGGGAATTGTGGCCATTTGGGTGGCCTGA
- a CDS encoding BamA/TamA family outer membrane protein — translation MKRPAIIILITAVIAACGSAGELVWRGDHPVNAKQIKRLTASRLSAREQADSAEVLLHDLGYLEARAGLRGESLIVHGGSRFSLGRIAIFGDSTFDVYGQGFFSRRNVQDRLAGIIDRLNDRGYYFASMQISGVHRDGHSVNLDINLNRGPVVTVSDLRLVGLTRSLPAMIERSLPVRRGDTLTGRLLRSVEAAADELDQVVFQPPLRVQPQTGFRAAALEIGFAERKQFHLEGSAGYIPDASIGLVWSLRAAFTNMFGRGRQAWVHTERSEKGRNSLLLKYRQPLYLAGVGRLGIEVSTRDYRDQFYEFYAGADYTARLAAGWEGGLGVSYKAVTPDDYHPSFVRWAAKLSSERQTLHPEHNPTGGWALSWSLIYAHRRYRQDSATAEIEHRVLNDTRAAVAMQLAPALWGRLVTKLGVRYLGYLTDEPLPPTSELFLIGGPRSLRGFRNENFPAVHAVIGTVEPRFRFESGYLYLFHDGAYLNNRVRRFDGSVYTEERYRHGYGVGLAVIGPGSRLRLSLGWNPESAIDQPRLSIEFSADI, via the coding sequence ATGAAGCGACCAGCCATTATAATACTGATTACAGCCGTGATAGCCGCTTGCGGCTCGGCGGGCGAACTGGTTTGGCGCGGCGATCATCCGGTAAACGCAAAGCAGATCAAGCGGCTGACGGCCTCTCGGTTATCGGCGAGAGAACAAGCTGACAGCGCGGAGGTACTCTTGCATGATCTGGGATACCTTGAGGCCAGGGCCGGGCTTCGTGGCGAGAGTCTGATTGTCCATGGTGGGTCGAGATTCAGTCTGGGTCGGATAGCTATCTTCGGAGATAGCACTTTTGATGTCTACGGTCAGGGCTTCTTCAGTCGTCGCAACGTTCAGGACCGGCTGGCCGGCATAATCGACAGATTGAACGACCGAGGGTACTACTTCGCATCGATGCAAATCAGTGGTGTGCATCGGGACGGTCATTCGGTGAATCTGGATATCAACCTCAACCGGGGTCCGGTTGTGACGGTATCAGACTTGCGCTTGGTCGGACTTACGCGAAGCCTCCCTGCCATGATCGAACGCAGCCTGCCGGTTCGTCGGGGTGATACGCTGACCGGTCGGCTTTTGCGCTCGGTCGAAGCGGCGGCTGATGAGTTGGACCAGGTTGTGTTCCAGCCGCCGCTGCGAGTGCAGCCACAAACCGGCTTTAGGGCGGCAGCGTTGGAAATCGGTTTTGCCGAACGAAAGCAGTTTCATCTCGAAGGCAGCGCCGGTTACATCCCGGATGCATCTATCGGTCTGGTCTGGTCGCTGAGGGCGGCATTCACCAATATGTTCGGCCGGGGTCGGCAGGCATGGGTTCATACCGAGCGATCCGAAAAAGGGCGTAATAGCCTGTTGTTGAAATACCGGCAGCCGCTCTATCTCGCCGGAGTGGGAAGGCTTGGCATTGAAGTGTCGACCCGGGACTATCGGGATCAGTTCTACGAGTTCTACGCCGGCGCCGATTACACCGCCCGTCTGGCTGCCGGCTGGGAGGGGGGCTTGGGAGTATCATACAAAGCAGTGACGCCCGACGATTATCACCCTTCGTTCGTCCGTTGGGCCGCCAAACTTTCTTCTGAGCGACAGACTCTGCACCCTGAACACAATCCGACCGGCGGCTGGGCGCTTTCGTGGTCCCTGATCTACGCTCATCGACGCTACCGGCAGGACAGTGCGACCGCCGAGATTGAACATCGGGTCTTGAACGATACACGCGCTGCTGTGGCAATGCAACTGGCGCCTGCGCTTTGGGGACGGCTGGTTACAAAGCTGGGGGTAAGGTACCTGGGCTATCTGACCGATGAGCCACTGCCGCCGACATCGGAGTTGTTCCTGATAGGCGGGCCGCGCTCGCTTCGCGGTTTTCGCAACGAGAACTTCCCGGCTGTGCATGCCGTGATAGGCACCGTGGAACCGCGTTTTCGTTTTGAAAGCGGCTACCTGTACTTGTTCCATGACGGCGCCTATCTGAACAATCGGGTGCGCCGCTTCGATGGTTCGGTCTATACGGAAGAACGCTATCGTCACGGCTACGGAGTGGGGCTGGCCGTGATAGGGCCGGGAAGCCGCTTGCGGCTGTCACTGGGCTGGAATCCGGAGTCGGCCATTGACCAGCCGCGACTCTCCATCGAGTTCTCAGCCGACATCTAA
- a CDS encoding NHL repeat-containing protein, whose translation MYRFITLLFLSVLACGPGPRVGSEKPDDTSAPSALLVEQVIEGPMLGQSLKNPRSVAVATDGSWYLVDNGNNRLIRFNTALTPQDQTGGYGFGAGLLNNPAWVTLDNSLNLMVADESNHRLVRFDTRLNFVDDFELRDEDDPFKYGRPAGLGVTDYGEVWLADADQDRIAVFDNVGKFSRFVGDFGYSGGQLSRPSEIALDADGQFVVCDPGNLRLARYDAYGGFIAETSTRTFGAPTSVAIAEDVVWLLDIAQGRLTCLDSRSGEQLLVTGPQLMGDRKRLKEPADVALLDDGRLMIVDSGNDRVLVCRVIYDETD comes from the coding sequence ATGTACAGGTTCATCACCTTGCTGTTCTTGTCGGTCCTGGCTTGTGGTCCTGGGCCACGAGTAGGATCAGAGAAACCTGACGATACAAGTGCACCCTCCGCTCTGCTGGTAGAGCAAGTGATCGAGGGACCCATGCTGGGACAATCTCTGAAAAACCCGCGCAGTGTGGCGGTGGCGACCGACGGCAGTTGGTATCTGGTCGACAACGGAAACAACCGGTTGATAAGGTTCAACACCGCGCTGACACCACAGGACCAAACCGGTGGCTACGGTTTCGGCGCCGGCCTGCTCAACAACCCGGCCTGGGTGACCCTGGACAACAGCCTTAATCTGATGGTGGCCGATGAGAGTAATCACCGCCTGGTGCGATTTGACACCCGCTTGAACTTCGTCGATGATTTCGAGTTGCGCGATGAAGACGATCCTTTCAAGTACGGACGACCGGCCGGACTGGGCGTGACCGATTACGGCGAGGTATGGCTGGCCGATGCAGATCAGGACCGTATCGCCGTCTTTGACAACGTCGGCAAATTCAGCCGATTCGTCGGCGATTTCGGTTATTCCGGCGGCCAACTGTCACGTCCCAGCGAGATAGCGCTGGATGCCGATGGGCAGTTTGTGGTCTGCGATCCGGGCAACTTACGATTGGCCCGCTATGATGCCTACGGTGGATTCATCGCAGAAACTTCTACACGGACTTTTGGCGCTCCCACCTCGGTGGCCATTGCAGAAGATGTTGTGTGGCTGCTTGACATCGCTCAGGGCCGCCTGACCTGTCTGGATTCAAGAAGCGGTGAGCAGTTGCTGGTAACCGGCCCGCAGCTTATGGGTGATCGAAAGCGGCTGAAAGAGCCGGCCGATGTTGCCCTTCTGGATGATGGTCGCCTGATGATTGTCGACTCGGGCAATGATCGAGTATTGGTTTGTCGCGTAATCTATGATGAGACGGACTAA
- a CDS encoding DUF5683 domain-containing protein produces MRRICIIFGLCTLMTVPVVASGFRPGPTPIQSGFAALASYSAPTRPVIGSPVSLAQQDRDDWGLTKQDANRKSVSRAMLYSALLPGLGEHYVGSRKKARYFFAVEAISWLGFLSYHTYGNWREDDYINFARERAGAQLEDKDDLHRDWVGFYDDIDQFNEFGRVQDRERPYLVDNESNHWRWRSASDKSAYRELKNRSREAFRRRDFTVGLMILNRIVSIIDAIHDARKTRRLFGDTTPSNGRERFGYRLDIDPLSAGQQVRLELLARF; encoded by the coding sequence ATGCGACGTATCTGTATCATATTTGGTCTGTGCACGTTGATGACAGTGCCGGTTGTGGCCTCAGGCTTCCGACCCGGTCCGACACCAATCCAGTCAGGCTTCGCTGCCCTGGCCTCATATTCCGCTCCCACTCGGCCTGTAATCGGTTCACCGGTGTCTCTGGCCCAGCAGGATCGCGATGATTGGGGCTTGACAAAACAGGATGCCAACCGCAAATCCGTTTCCAGAGCCATGCTGTACTCTGCTCTGTTGCCGGGTCTGGGTGAGCATTATGTGGGCAGTCGCAAGAAGGCGCGCTACTTCTTCGCGGTTGAGGCGATTTCGTGGTTGGGTTTTCTGTCGTACCACACTTACGGCAACTGGAGAGAGGATGACTATATAAACTTTGCCCGCGAACGAGCCGGAGCACAGCTTGAAGACAAAGACGATCTCCACCGCGATTGGGTCGGGTTCTATGATGACATCGATCAGTTCAACGAATTCGGTCGGGTGCAGGATCGCGAACGCCCCTATCTGGTGGACAACGAATCAAACCATTGGCGCTGGCGCAGCGCCTCCGACAAATCGGCCTACCGCGAGCTTAAGAATCGCAGTCGGGAAGCCTTTCGGCGACGAGACTTCACGGTCGGCCTGATGATTCTCAACCGGATCGTGTCAATCATTGACGCTATTCACGATGCCCGCAAAACCCGCCGTCTGTTCGGTGATACTACACCGTCCAACGGGCGTGAGCGCTTCGGTTATCGCCTGGACATAGATCCCTTGAGCGCCGGGCAACAGGTTCGGCTGGAACTGTTGGCTCGCTTCTGA
- a CDS encoding DUF5683 domain-containing protein, with product MKTRIRIVGLILSLGLLLLLSTPSVAIAEGETSVFESELQRIRYNYDYEATQTDDVTGTPSGEDNLTLADLSQADLRPPEYKSPGKAFIYSLAVPGLGQYYSGSKWKPLVFLAVEVFGLSQAFKYHGNGEDITAEFEQFNRDHWNHPDSIYTVNGDDYLAYQAYLMSAYGTLSPDTLKEPDDRHGFTHILPDTRTQQYYEMTGKYHQFSWGWDDANIDGEYLNDFLLGNGVQKAVTEETIPHSENRLHYEGLRDNANKEYDKGMKMVFVVMGNHLISAFEAFFATKRHNNGLKYDQPFSNIDVKPSIRSYNEWKDTPYVTFTYKF from the coding sequence ATGAAAACGAGAATTAGAATAGTCGGTCTCATTTTGAGTCTGGGTTTGCTATTGCTGTTGTCAACCCCATCGGTTGCTATTGCCGAAGGTGAAACATCGGTATTCGAAAGTGAACTTCAGAGAATCCGTTACAACTATGACTATGAAGCCACTCAGACGGATGATGTAACCGGCACTCCGTCGGGCGAGGATAATCTGACCCTGGCTGATCTGTCCCAGGCCGATCTCCGTCCGCCGGAATACAAGTCGCCCGGCAAGGCCTTCATCTATTCGTTGGCCGTGCCCGGTTTGGGCCAGTATTACTCCGGCAGTAAGTGGAAACCGCTGGTGTTTCTGGCCGTCGAGGTGTTCGGTCTGAGTCAGGCGTTTAAGTATCATGGCAATGGTGAGGATATCACGGCCGAGTTCGAGCAGTTCAACAGGGATCACTGGAACCATCCCGACAGCATATACACCGTCAACGGCGACGACTACCTTGCTTATCAGGCCTATCTGATGTCGGCTTATGGTACCCTGAGTCCGGACACGCTGAAGGAACCGGATGATAGACATGGTTTCACCCACATCCTGCCCGACACACGAACGCAGCAGTACTACGAAATGACCGGTAAGTACCACCAGTTTTCGTGGGGTTGGGACGATGCCAATATAGACGGCGAGTATCTGAACGATTTTCTCCTCGGAAATGGTGTGCAAAAGGCTGTAACCGAGGAAACTATCCCGCATTCTGAGAACCGTCTCCACTATGAAGGCTTGCGTGACAACGCCAACAAAGAGTACGACAAAGGGATGAAGATGGTCTTTGTGGTCATGGGTAATCACCTGATCAGCGCTTTTGAGGCCTTCTTCGCCACCAAGCGACATAATAACGGGTTGAAGTACGACCAGCCTTTTTCGAATATCGATGTCAAACCATCTATACGCTCCTACAACGAGTGGAAAGACACGCCCTACGTGACTTTCACGTACAAGTTTTGA